One stretch of Candidatus Obscuribacterales bacterium DNA includes these proteins:
- a CDS encoding NAD(P)-dependent oxidoreductase, producing MTFSAPPKSPAPQRIFITGASGCIGHYITELLIQQTSHELYLLVRDPAKLQLNLEVRSGIHVITGDLYQIEDHRELLSTIDTAILIATAWGGEQRAYDINVTKTLQLMSLLDAQRCQQVIYFSTASILGRDHQPLPQAGQMGTGYVRSKYICHQRLPQLAIAPKVTTLFPTLVFGGDEQKPYSQISAGLPEVIQWMGLIRFLSADGSFHITHAQDIAQVVTYLVEHPPEPGKSREWVLGNDPLTADQAIAQICRYLNQRIYFRIPLSIHLANILIRIFRIQMEAWDRFCLDYRHFVYQNPMNPTVLGLPHYCTSIADLLKINGIDPKRT from the coding sequence CCGGCGCGAGTGGCTGCATTGGGCACTACATTACCGAACTGTTGATTCAACAAACCTCCCACGAGCTCTATCTGCTGGTGCGAGATCCGGCTAAGCTCCAGCTGAATCTAGAGGTGCGATCGGGCATTCATGTGATCACCGGTGATCTCTACCAGATCGAAGATCATCGAGAGCTGCTCAGCACCATCGATACCGCCATCCTGATTGCGACGGCCTGGGGCGGCGAGCAGCGCGCCTACGACATTAACGTCACCAAAACTTTGCAACTCATGAGCTTGTTGGATGCCCAGCGCTGCCAGCAGGTGATTTATTTTTCCACCGCCAGTATCCTAGGTCGCGATCATCAGCCCCTGCCCCAAGCGGGACAGATGGGCACTGGCTATGTGCGATCAAAATATATCTGTCATCAGCGACTGCCCCAGTTAGCGATCGCCCCCAAGGTCACGACCCTCTTCCCCACCCTCGTCTTCGGTGGCGATGAGCAAAAACCCTACTCGCAGATCTCCGCCGGGCTGCCCGAGGTTATTCAGTGGATGGGACTGATTCGCTTCCTGAGTGCCGACGGCAGCTTTCATATCACCCATGCCCAAGACATTGCCCAAGTCGTCACCTACTTAGTGGAGCATCCACCTGAGCCTGGCAAGTCCCGCGAATGGGTGCTGGGCAACGATCCCCTCACCGCCGATCAAGCGATCGCCCAAATCTGTCGTTATCTGAACCAGCGTATTTATTTTCGGATTCCCCTCTCGATTCATCTGGCAAACATCCTCATTCGCATCTTTCGCATTCAGATGGAAGCCTGGGATCGCTTTTGCCTAGACTATCGCCACTTTGTCTATCAAAATCCCATGAATCCCACGGTTCTAGGATTACCCCATTACTGCACCAGCATTGCTGACCTATTAAAAATCAACGGCATTGATCCGAAACGCACCTAG